A region of Ochrobactrum quorumnocens DNA encodes the following proteins:
- a CDS encoding ATP-binding protein, producing MTTENILSQKLDRLIAALERIAPPQPTVPDLEAADCFVWAPERLTLDPVSRVNRVDISLIRGVDLVRDQLVDNTRRFAKGYPANNVLLWGARGMGKSSLVKAAQASVNAEQTEKLPLKLVEIHREDIDSLPALMNIIKETPYRFILFCDDLSFDHDDTSYKSLKAALEGGVEGRPDNVIFYATSNRRHLMPRDMIDNERSTAVNPSEAIEEKVSLSDRFGLWLGFHKCSQDDYLAMVDGYAAHYKLDYDPQAMHAEALTWATTRGNRSGRVAWQYIQDLAGRMGKAM from the coding sequence ATGACCACCGAAAATATACTCAGCCAGAAACTGGACCGACTGATCGCTGCACTGGAGCGTATTGCTCCACCACAACCAACCGTACCCGACCTTGAAGCAGCCGATTGCTTCGTCTGGGCACCCGAGCGTCTAACACTCGACCCCGTCAGCCGCGTTAATCGCGTCGATATCTCGCTCATTCGTGGCGTTGATTTGGTGCGTGACCAGCTCGTTGACAATACCCGACGTTTTGCAAAAGGCTATCCGGCGAATAATGTCCTGCTCTGGGGCGCGCGCGGCATGGGCAAATCATCACTCGTCAAAGCGGCACAAGCCAGCGTCAATGCAGAGCAGACCGAAAAGCTGCCATTAAAGCTTGTTGAAATTCATCGTGAAGACATCGACAGCCTCCCTGCCCTGATGAACATCATTAAGGAAACGCCGTATCGCTTCATCCTGTTCTGCGACGATCTTTCTTTTGATCACGATGATACGTCCTACAAATCGCTGAAGGCAGCGCTCGAAGGCGGCGTCGAAGGGCGCCCAGACAATGTGATCTTCTATGCAACGTCCAATCGCCGCCATCTGATGCCGCGCGATATGATTGACAATGAGCGTTCGACCGCCGTCAATCCGTCTGAAGCCATTGAGGAAAAAGTATCACTGTCAGATCGTTTCGGCCTTTGGCTCGGCTTCCACAAATGCAGCCAGGACGACTATCTCGCGATGGTTGATGGTTATGCAGCACACTACAAGCTGGATTATGATCCCCAGGCGATGCACGCAGAAGCCCTGACCTGGGCGACGACACGTGGCAATCGTTCTGGTCGTGTTGCATGGCAGTATATTCAGGATCTTGCTGGTCGTATGGGCAAAGCGATGTAA
- the yajC gene encoding preprotein translocase subunit YajC: MFVTPAFAQASGGGAGPDMLMSILPFVLIFVIMYFLIIRPQRTQMKKRQEMLAAVRRGDTVVTGGGIVGKVQKVHDDGELDVEIAEGVRIRVLRSALSEVRVKGEPVADNKNK; this comes from the coding sequence ATGTTCGTAACACCGGCTTTTGCACAAGCCTCCGGCGGCGGCGCCGGGCCAGACATGCTCATGAGCATTCTGCCTTTCGTCCTGATCTTTGTAATCATGTACTTTCTCATCATCCGCCCACAGCGGACCCAGATGAAGAAGCGTCAGGAAATGCTGGCAGCAGTTCGTCGCGGCGATACGGTTGTGACCGGTGGCGGTATTGTCGGTAAGGTCCAGAAGGTCCACGACGACGGCGAACTCGACGTTGAAATCGCTGAAGGCGTTCGCATTCGCGTTCTGCGCAGCGCTCTTTCCGAAGTGCGCGTCAAGGGCGAACCAGTCGCCGACAACAAGAACAAGTAA
- the surE gene encoding 5'/3'-nucleotidase SurE: MRILLTNDDGIHAEGLAVLERIARQISDDVWVVAPETDQSGLAHSLTLSEPLRLRKIDDRHFALRGTPTDCVIMGVRHVLPEAPDLILSGVNSGANMADDVTYSGTVAGAMEGTLLGVKAIALSQEYDYEDGRRILPWETVEAHAPALINKLIEAGWPEGVLLNLNFPNCAPDEVKGTRVTAQGKLSHDARLEERRDGRGFPYFWLQFGRTKAEVASDSDIAAIRADYISVTPLHLDLTAQKVRAELSKALGVEA, encoded by the coding sequence GTGCGAATTCTGCTGACGAACGATGATGGTATCCACGCTGAAGGCCTCGCAGTTCTGGAGCGTATCGCACGCCAAATCTCGGATGATGTTTGGGTTGTCGCCCCAGAAACAGATCAGAGCGGTCTTGCACATTCATTGACGCTTTCAGAGCCTCTGCGCCTCCGCAAGATCGATGATCGTCATTTCGCGCTGCGCGGAACGCCGACTGATTGCGTCATCATGGGCGTTCGCCATGTTTTACCGGAAGCGCCTGATCTCATCCTTTCAGGTGTTAATTCTGGTGCCAACATGGCCGATGATGTGACCTATTCCGGTACCGTTGCAGGGGCCATGGAAGGCACACTTCTCGGTGTTAAGGCAATCGCACTGTCGCAGGAATATGATTACGAAGACGGCCGTCGCATTCTGCCATGGGAAACAGTGGAAGCTCACGCGCCTGCATTGATCAACAAGTTGATTGAAGCGGGTTGGCCTGAAGGTGTTCTGCTTAACTTGAATTTCCCGAATTGTGCTCCAGATGAAGTCAAGGGCACACGTGTAACAGCACAGGGCAAACTCAGCCATGATGCGCGCCTCGAAGAGCGTCGTGACGGTCGTGGCTTCCCTTATTTCTGGCTGCAGTTTGGTCGCACCAAAGCAGAAGTTGCCAGCGATAGCGATATCGCTGCCATCCGCGCGGATTACATCTCTGTAACGCCGCTGCATCTTGATCTGACGGCACAGAAGGTACGGGCTGAACTCAGCAAAGCGCTTGGGGTTGAAGCATGA
- a CDS encoding DUF2157 domain-containing protein — protein MSFSVSVERLIERWQHEGLIDAETASRLNVDLEKRGPRFSLGSVLATLGGLLLGAAVIMLIAANWQDMPRIMRIGLIFVLIWACYLGGAWRQSRGDRLLPQALYIVAASSFGAGIALVGQMYHLSGDVHSAALVWAGGVLASAFLLRSPVLTAFGAGVACFYLSTYAFDNDYGDLSYRWMGPLLVLVGAGAARFTRSRHAAHLWCLFVLGWAVLLYSEHESRAILGMMLIIGIALMLADAFAHEALQKLTRFAHPLASYGLLLALLALGILQVDKMISSIFNQAVTQDVVYGILILALSIGALAICGRDNGSLRSIAYAAFSVEVLYLAFTTVGSMIGTSGFFLTAGVLVLLLAAFVRRMESRFGRKRAVEVQP, from the coding sequence TTGTCGTTTTCAGTATCTGTAGAGCGCCTGATCGAGCGCTGGCAGCATGAAGGACTTATCGATGCTGAAACGGCATCGCGCCTGAATGTTGATCTCGAAAAACGTGGTCCCCGGTTCAGTCTCGGCTCGGTTCTCGCGACGCTTGGCGGATTATTGCTGGGAGCTGCGGTCATCATGCTGATTGCAGCGAACTGGCAGGACATGCCACGCATCATGCGCATTGGCCTGATCTTTGTATTGATCTGGGCCTGTTATCTCGGTGGGGCATGGCGGCAGTCGCGTGGCGACAGGCTATTGCCGCAAGCGCTTTATATAGTGGCGGCATCATCCTTTGGTGCGGGCATAGCGCTCGTCGGTCAGATGTATCATCTGTCGGGTGATGTGCATTCGGCAGCACTGGTCTGGGCAGGTGGTGTCTTGGCTTCTGCCTTCCTGTTGCGTTCGCCGGTGCTGACTGCTTTCGGTGCAGGCGTCGCATGCTTTTATCTGTCTACATATGCTTTCGATAATGACTATGGCGATCTCAGCTATCGCTGGATGGGGCCTTTGTTGGTTCTGGTGGGCGCGGGCGCTGCGCGTTTTACGCGATCTCGTCACGCTGCGCATCTCTGGTGCCTGTTTGTTTTGGGTTGGGCTGTTCTTCTTTATTCGGAACATGAAAGCCGAGCGATTCTCGGCATGATGTTGATAATCGGTATCGCCCTGATGCTGGCGGATGCATTTGCACATGAAGCTCTTCAAAAGCTGACGCGGTTTGCGCATCCTCTGGCTTCCTACGGTTTGCTGCTTGCTCTTCTGGCGCTTGGCATTCTTCAGGTCGACAAAATGATTTCCTCGATCTTCAACCAGGCCGTCACGCAAGACGTCGTCTATGGAATCCTCATTCTCGCGCTTTCCATCGGAGCGCTGGCCATATGTGGACGTGACAACGGCAGCTTGCGCTCGATTGCTTACGCAGCCTTCTCAGTTGAAGTGCTTTACCTCGCCTTCACGACCGTCGGCTCGATGATCGGTACGTCTGGCTTCTTCCTCACTGCTGGCGTGCTGGTGTTACTGCTTGCGGCCTTTGTGCGTCGTATGGAGAGCAGGTTCGGGCGAAAGCGCGCAGTGGAGGTGCAGCCATGA
- the dipM gene encoding cell division endopeptidase DipM — protein MGELNMRFPILQHTSERLLRNAAIVLIAGFGAGCSADTMRFTDGLYTGSTSNQRVVQQQPAGDVYASAPVAAAQPVSSGSVQRNSLPPVSSAPVVAAATQAQNQVNQAQDMAANRVNGAVNNAGTQVASAAGAANNAAANAKSNVLGQLPATANGVPLPAANHAAAPQAQAPVAAPQTAAAGGAYTVKSGDSLFSIAQKHNVPVEQLKQANGLTNGAIRVGQSLAIPSAAGGATQVAAVSPQPAKPAAAAPVQTASVAPDAASNVKPYTPPQASNKVIEDAEKDQSAAPSSTGISQMRWPVRGRVLASFGQRDGTSVNDGIDIMVPEGTAVKAAENGVVIYAGDGLKEFGQTVLIRHDNGLVTVYGHNSQILVQRGQKVRRGEDIAKSGMSGNAKSPKLHFEVRKNSSPVNPSKYLES, from the coding sequence ATGGGCGAGTTGAACATGCGTTTTCCAATATTGCAGCATACGTCCGAACGTCTCCTGCGGAATGCAGCGATCGTTCTGATTGCCGGTTTTGGTGCAGGGTGCAGCGCCGATACGATGCGCTTCACGGATGGCCTTTATACTGGCTCCACGTCTAATCAGCGTGTTGTGCAACAACAGCCTGCCGGCGATGTTTATGCATCTGCGCCGGTGGCGGCCGCCCAGCCGGTTTCGAGCGGGTCGGTTCAGCGTAACAGTCTGCCGCCTGTGTCCTCTGCGCCGGTTGTGGCTGCTGCAACGCAGGCACAGAATCAGGTTAATCAGGCTCAAGACATGGCCGCCAATCGTGTGAATGGCGCTGTGAACAATGCTGGAACTCAGGTGGCAAGCGCTGCCGGTGCTGCAAACAATGCAGCCGCTAATGCGAAATCAAACGTTCTCGGACAGTTGCCAGCAACGGCAAATGGCGTTCCATTGCCGGCCGCTAACCATGCTGCTGCACCGCAGGCGCAAGCTCCTGTTGCAGCTCCGCAAACTGCCGCAGCAGGTGGTGCTTACACAGTTAAGTCGGGCGATTCGCTTTTCTCCATTGCACAAAAGCACAACGTACCGGTTGAACAGCTAAAGCAGGCGAATGGCCTTACCAACGGTGCAATTCGTGTCGGTCAGTCTCTCGCAATTCCATCAGCCGCCGGTGGTGCAACACAGGTTGCAGCGGTTTCACCGCAGCCAGCAAAACCAGCCGCAGCAGCGCCAGTGCAAACTGCATCGGTGGCGCCTGATGCCGCGTCAAATGTGAAGCCTTATACGCCACCACAGGCGAGCAATAAGGTGATCGAAGACGCTGAGAAGGATCAGTCGGCTGCTCCATCTTCAACGGGCATTTCGCAGATGCGTTGGCCAGTTCGTGGCCGCGTTCTTGCAAGCTTCGGCCAGCGTGATGGCACTTCAGTTAATGACGGTATCGACATCATGGTTCCGGAAGGTACCGCCGTTAAGGCCGCTGAAAATGGCGTTGTCATCTATGCAGGCGACGGCTTGAAGGAGTTCGGTCAGACGGTTCTGATCCGTCACGACAATGGACTGGTTACAGTCTATGGCCATAACAGCCAGATTCTCGTGCAGCGCGGTCAGAAGGTTCGTCGTGGCGAGGACATAGCGAAGTCCGGTATGAGTGGGAACGCAAAATCGCCTAAGCTGCACTTCGAAGTGCGCAAGAATTCATCACCGGTCAATCCTTCCAAGTATCTGGAATCTTGA
- a CDS encoding phytoene/squalene synthase family protein has translation MNQNEAHCLALLREADRDRYLSVLYAPEDKRGALAALYAFNAEIARIRDLVHEPLPGEVRLQWWRDLLNGEARGSADAHPVAAALIETITKYDLPRSAFDNYCEARIFDLYDDPIPSRNDLEGYCGETASALIQLAGFILDRDAAQSHAETAGHAGVAQAVTGLLRLMPIHRRRGQLYVPADMLQAVGVTREAFLGNEDKSAHGRVISVMTALAREHLVIFEKSRQALPKSLAPAFLPLALVPAYLKSIERLGDKAADQIADLSALRKQWLMFRAGF, from the coding sequence ATGAACCAGAATGAGGCACATTGCCTGGCGCTTCTGCGCGAAGCCGACCGGGATCGTTATCTTTCGGTGCTTTATGCGCCGGAGGATAAACGCGGCGCGCTTGCAGCACTTTACGCGTTCAATGCGGAAATCGCCCGCATTCGCGATCTGGTTCACGAGCCACTGCCCGGCGAAGTGCGTCTGCAATGGTGGCGCGATCTTCTCAATGGTGAGGCAAGGGGCAGTGCAGATGCGCATCCTGTTGCAGCAGCTCTGATTGAGACAATTACCAAATATGATCTGCCGCGTTCTGCATTCGACAATTATTGCGAAGCGCGGATTTTTGACCTTTATGACGATCCGATACCAAGTAGGAACGATCTTGAAGGCTACTGTGGTGAGACCGCTTCCGCTCTCATTCAGCTGGCAGGTTTCATCCTCGACCGTGATGCAGCCCAGTCTCATGCTGAGACAGCGGGACATGCAGGCGTTGCGCAGGCTGTGACGGGTCTGTTGCGTCTGATGCCGATCCATCGGCGTCGCGGACAGCTTTATGTCCCCGCAGATATGTTACAGGCCGTTGGTGTGACGCGCGAGGCCTTCCTTGGCAATGAAGACAAGTCGGCACATGGGCGTGTGATTAGCGTGATGACGGCTCTCGCACGTGAACATCTGGTGATTTTTGAGAAATCCAGGCAGGCTTTGCCCAAAAGTCTCGCTCCGGCATTCTTACCGTTGGCGCTTGTCCCTGCTTATCTCAAGTCGATTGAACGACTGGGTGACAAGGCGGCTGATCAGATTGCTGACCTTTCAGCGCTGCGCAAACAATGGCTGATGTTCAGAGCTGGTTTCTAA
- the secDF gene encoding protein translocase subunit SecDF, giving the protein MLYFSRWKSALIWLAIIASFLIASPNFFSRETLANLPGFLPTKQVALGLDLSGGSRLVLQVQNAGRGDLDRTKEIMRQRLEELGYGNPIVEEEGRNRIRVEVPGLYDAQLLKDILSIRGNLSFRAVDDSVSPDDAIRGTPPADSTVVYSYDDPPIGYLVKNEPVFTGADVTDAKATLSEDDNEPIITLTLDEKGRSNLAAATTQAIGKSFAIVVDNQVVSAPVVSEPLDTNELQISGAFDLQSANNMSVVLRSGALPQAVSVLEERTIASALGDDYASAAVSAALLAALLVGLFMVLSYGILGVIAMVALAVNMIILIAIISLIGASITLASVAGLVLIIGMAVDANILIYERVREDRRKGYSVVQAMESGFYRALSTIVDANLTTMIAALVLFLLGSGPVHGFALTVTIGIGTTLFTTLTFTRLLIAQWVRTAKPKEIPKRRLKLVPTVTHIPFMRLQFVTLGISVLASAIVVALFVNIGLNYGIDFRGGSMVELQARSGDANLPDIEERMSELNIESARVLPAKSPRSALVIIGSQEVGDDAEQTVAVKLRGEFEQDYSFQRVEVVGPTVSEQLSQAGLLALFLSLAGIFIYVWIRFRWQLALGAVLSTLHDVIILAGVFIVFRMEFNLWSVAAVLTIIGYSLNDTIVIYDRVRENLRRYSSAPLPAIIDASINQTLSRTLPTAFVTFIAHIPLYMFGGADIRMFALALSVGIIVATYSSIFIAAPLLVQFGLKPRAAEGDDAMGDDLAQSLNLDS; this is encoded by the coding sequence ATGCTTTATTTTTCACGTTGGAAGTCGGCTCTGATCTGGTTGGCAATTATTGCCAGCTTCCTCATTGCGTCGCCTAATTTTTTCTCGCGTGAAACACTGGCAAATCTGCCCGGATTTTTGCCCACAAAGCAGGTCGCGCTTGGACTTGATCTTTCCGGTGGTTCCCGTCTTGTGCTTCAGGTGCAGAATGCTGGTAGGGGCGATCTTGATCGCACCAAAGAGATCATGCGCCAGCGTCTTGAAGAACTTGGCTATGGCAATCCCATTGTCGAGGAAGAGGGACGCAATCGCATTCGCGTTGAAGTTCCCGGCCTTTATGACGCTCAGCTTCTAAAAGACATTCTCAGCATCCGTGGCAATCTTTCCTTCCGCGCAGTTGACGACAGCGTTTCGCCCGACGATGCTATTCGCGGAACGCCGCCTGCCGACAGCACGGTTGTTTATTCTTATGATGACCCGCCTATTGGTTATCTTGTGAAAAACGAGCCTGTGTTTACAGGGGCTGACGTTACGGATGCCAAAGCCACACTTTCTGAAGACGACAATGAACCAATCATCACGCTGACGCTGGATGAGAAGGGGCGCAGCAACCTAGCTGCAGCGACCACTCAGGCCATCGGCAAAAGCTTTGCAATCGTCGTCGATAATCAGGTTGTTTCTGCACCTGTTGTGAGCGAACCGCTCGATACAAATGAATTGCAGATTTCAGGCGCGTTCGATCTGCAGTCCGCCAACAATATGTCAGTTGTTCTGCGGTCCGGTGCGCTGCCACAGGCAGTTTCTGTTCTGGAAGAACGCACAATTGCTTCGGCGTTGGGTGACGACTATGCAAGTGCTGCTGTTTCCGCAGCACTGCTGGCCGCCTTGCTCGTCGGTCTTTTCATGGTGCTTTCCTACGGCATACTTGGCGTCATCGCCATGGTGGCGCTCGCCGTCAACATGATTATCCTGATCGCGATCATATCGCTGATCGGTGCATCTATTACGTTGGCGAGTGTCGCGGGTTTGGTGCTGATTATCGGCATGGCCGTCGATGCCAACATTCTTATATATGAACGCGTTCGGGAAGACCGCCGCAAAGGTTATTCCGTTGTTCAGGCAATGGAATCCGGCTTTTATCGCGCACTTTCGACGATTGTGGACGCCAATCTCACGACAATGATTGCAGCTCTGGTGCTGTTCCTGCTTGGCTCTGGTCCGGTTCATGGCTTCGCGCTGACTGTTACAATCGGTATTGGCACGACGCTATTTACCACGCTGACCTTCACGCGCTTGCTGATTGCCCAATGGGTGCGCACGGCGAAACCGAAAGAAATCCCCAAGCGTCGTCTGAAACTGGTTCCGACAGTTACGCATATCCCGTTCATGCGCCTGCAGTTCGTAACGCTTGGCATTTCTGTTCTGGCGAGTGCGATCGTTGTGGCACTTTTCGTCAATATCGGCCTCAACTACGGCATCGATTTCCGTGGTGGTTCGATGGTTGAATTGCAGGCCCGTAGCGGCGATGCAAATCTGCCGGATATTGAAGAACGTATGAGCGAACTCAATATCGAAAGCGCGCGCGTTCTTCCTGCCAAGTCGCCACGTTCGGCGCTCGTGATCATCGGCAGTCAGGAAGTGGGCGACGATGCGGAGCAGACCGTTGCCGTCAAACTACGTGGTGAGTTCGAACAGGATTATTCGTTCCAGCGCGTCGAGGTTGTTGGTCCAACGGTTTCGGAACAGCTGTCACAGGCGGGGCTTCTGGCGCTATTTCTCTCGCTGGCAGGTATCTTCATCTATGTCTGGATAAGATTCCGCTGGCAGCTGGCACTCGGTGCTGTGTTATCGACCCTGCACGACGTTATCATTCTGGCCGGTGTATTCATTGTATTCCGAATGGAATTCAATTTGTGGAGCGTTGCCGCCGTTCTGACCATTATCGGCTACTCGCTCAATGATACGATCGTCATCTATGACCGCGTGCGGGAAAATCTGCGCCGTTATAGCAGCGCGCCATTGCCCGCGATTATCGACGCCTCGATCAATCAGACACTGTCACGCACCTTGCCTACCGCCTTTGTGACTTTCATTGCACATATTCCGCTCTATATGTTCGGTGGAGCGGATATTCGTATGTTCGCACTGGCACTGAGCGTCGGCATTATCGTGGCGACTTATTCTTCGATCTTTATTGCAGCACCTCTGCTTGTACAGTTTGGCCTCAAGCCGCGTGCAGCCGAAGGAGATGATGCGATGGGCGACGATCTTGCACAATCGCTCAATCTGGACAGTTAG
- a CDS encoding DUF1127 domain-containing protein: protein MNLFRSYNNWRRYRDTVNELNQLSTRELNDLGISRADIPYVARQSKAR, encoded by the coding sequence ATGAACCTCTTCCGCTCTTACAACAACTGGCGCCGTTACCGCGATACCGTTAACGAGCTGAACCAGCTCTCGACTCGCGAACTTAACGACCTTGGCATTTCCCGCGCAGACATCCCATATGTAGCGCGTCAGTCCAAGGCACGCTAA
- the trmFO gene encoding methylenetetrahydrofolate--tRNA-(uracil(54)-C(5))-methyltransferase (FADH(2)-oxidizing) TrmFO, with the protein MSKDTDFSPVHVVGGGLAGSEAAWQIAQAGVPVILHEMRPVRGTDAHKTEQLAELVCSNSFRSDDAETNAVGVLHAEMRLAGSLIMACADANQVPAGGALAVDREGFSQAVTAKLEAHPLITIEREEIAGLPPEEWGTAIVATGPLTAPSLAEAIQAQTGADALAFFDAIAPIVHFDSINMDICWFQSRYDKVGPGGTGKDYINCPMDKDQYEAFVAALIEGDTTEFKEWEGTPYFDGCLPIEVMAERGAETLRHGPMKPMGLTNEHNPTVKAYAVVQLRQDNALGTLYNMVGFQTKLKYGSQTGIFKMIPGLENAEFARLGGLHRNTYLNSPVLLDNVLRLKSRQSLRFAGQITGCEGYVESSAIGLLAGRFTAAEKLGKTPVAPPQTTAFGALLGHITGGHIVADDEEPGKRSFQPMNVNFGLFPPIDVPKPEGKRLRGKEKTIAKKRALSARALADFQVWLDNNA; encoded by the coding sequence ATGTCAAAAGATACCGATTTCTCCCCCGTACATGTTGTTGGTGGCGGCCTCGCCGGCTCTGAAGCTGCGTGGCAAATTGCGCAGGCTGGCGTTCCTGTTATCCTGCATGAAATGCGTCCCGTCCGTGGCACAGATGCGCATAAGACAGAGCAGCTGGCAGAGCTGGTTTGTTCAAATTCTTTCCGTTCGGATGACGCAGAGACCAACGCTGTAGGCGTCCTCCACGCCGAGATGCGCCTTGCAGGCTCGCTGATCATGGCTTGTGCGGATGCAAATCAGGTTCCAGCCGGCGGCGCTTTGGCTGTTGATCGCGAAGGTTTTTCGCAGGCGGTAACCGCAAAACTTGAAGCCCATCCACTCATCACCATTGAGCGCGAAGAAATCGCGGGCCTGCCACCGGAAGAATGGGGCACGGCGATTGTGGCAACCGGCCCGCTGACGGCGCCATCACTGGCTGAAGCCATTCAGGCACAGACTGGCGCCGATGCACTGGCATTTTTCGATGCGATTGCGCCGATTGTGCATTTTGATTCGATCAATATGGATATTTGCTGGTTCCAATCGCGCTACGACAAGGTCGGCCCCGGAGGCACCGGCAAGGATTACATCAACTGCCCCATGGATAAGGACCAGTATGAGGCTTTTGTCGCAGCACTGATCGAAGGCGATACGACTGAGTTCAAGGAATGGGAAGGTACGCCCTATTTCGACGGCTGCCTGCCGATTGAAGTCATGGCCGAACGCGGCGCCGAAACATTGCGCCATGGGCCGATGAAGCCAATGGGCCTTACCAATGAGCATAACCCGACAGTGAAAGCCTATGCGGTCGTGCAATTGCGTCAGGATAATGCGCTTGGCACGCTCTACAATATGGTCGGTTTCCAGACGAAGCTGAAATACGGCTCGCAAACCGGTATCTTCAAGATGATCCCCGGCCTTGAGAATGCAGAGTTCGCACGTCTTGGTGGGCTGCATCGCAACACTTATCTCAATTCGCCGGTGCTACTTGATAACGTGCTGCGGTTGAAATCGCGCCAATCCCTGCGTTTTGCGGGCCAGATCACCGGCTGCGAAGGCTACGTCGAATCATCTGCAATTGGCCTGCTTGCAGGACGTTTTACCGCCGCTGAAAAGCTCGGAAAAACGCCTGTTGCGCCGCCACAGACCACAGCTTTCGGTGCGCTTCTCGGCCACATCACCGGCGGTCACATCGTTGCTGACGATGAAGAACCCGGCAAGCGCTCTTTCCAGCCAATGAATGTGAATTTCGGATTGTTTCCGCCGATTGACGTTCCAAAGCCGGAAGGCAAGCGTCTGCGCGGCAAGGAAAAGACGATTGCTAAAAAGCGCGCATTGTCTGCTCGCGCTCTCGCTGATTTCCAGGTATGGCTGGATAATAACGCATAG
- a CDS encoding Mth938-like domain-containing protein produces the protein MAKGIEIREAHFPGRAPIDAYGNGGFRFADMSHKGSILCLPSGIHGWDPQTPPIISRHDLGAILEQANDIEILLVGTGMDLRRIPEDVRAVLREHRISSDPMSTGAAVRTYNVLLAEDRAVAAALIAVD, from the coding sequence ATGGCAAAAGGCATAGAAATTCGCGAAGCCCATTTTCCGGGCCGGGCACCTATTGATGCATATGGCAATGGCGGCTTTCGCTTTGCAGATATGTCGCACAAGGGGTCTATTCTCTGTTTGCCGTCGGGTATTCATGGCTGGGACCCACAGACACCGCCAATTATATCGCGCCATGATCTGGGTGCCATTCTTGAGCAGGCGAACGATATAGAAATCCTCCTGGTCGGTACGGGTATGGATTTGCGCCGTATTCCGGAAGACGTGCGCGCTGTGCTTCGTGAACACCGTATTTCGTCCGATCCAATGAGCACAGGTGCTGCGGTCCGCACTTATAATGTGCTGCTCGCTGAAGATCGCGCAGTTGCCGCTGCACTGATTGCTGTAGACTGA
- a CDS encoding protein-L-isoaspartate(D-aspartate) O-methyltransferase, with protein sequence MNQAVSERQQLSDREGFASFVMRMRARGINDARLFAAIESTPRQSFMGSSWAHLSFSQRTAPLDCGEYIEGIDDQARVIAALQLESGHRVLEIGTGSGFTAAVMSMLSGRVTTVERYRKLCDRALQQFVTLKRENIMVKHADGRHGMPGGPFDRIVIWLACEDIPRHFVELLATHGVLIAPIGPGDGQQMVTRIAKVGSRFEQENIMPVRYQPFIEGMSSVL encoded by the coding sequence ATGAATCAGGCTGTGTCTGAACGCCAGCAGCTTTCGGACAGGGAAGGATTTGCCTCCTTCGTCATGCGCATGCGAGCGCGGGGCATCAATGATGCCCGGCTCTTTGCTGCAATCGAATCGACGCCACGTCAAAGCTTCATGGGTTCGTCATGGGCGCATCTTTCATTTAGCCAGCGTACTGCACCGCTCGATTGCGGCGAGTATATCGAAGGCATCGACGATCAGGCGCGCGTCATTGCCGCACTTCAATTAGAATCAGGCCATCGCGTATTGGAAATCGGCACCGGCTCTGGCTTTACCGCTGCAGTCATGTCGATGCTTTCAGGTCGCGTCACGACAGTCGAGCGCTATCGCAAATTATGCGACCGCGCCTTGCAGCAGTTTGTAACGCTCAAGCGCGAAAACATCATGGTGAAACATGCCGATGGTCGCCACGGTATGCCGGGTGGACCGTTTGATCGCATCGTGATCTGGTTGGCTTGTGAAGACATTCCGCGCCATTTCGTAGAGCTTCTGGCAACCCATGGTGTGCTTATCGCACCAATTGGGCCTGGAGACGGTCAGCAAATGGTGACGCGAATCGCAAAGGTCGGTAGCCGCTTCGAGCAGGAAAACATCATGCCTGTTCGTTATCAGCCATTTATCGAAGGCATGTCCTCCGTTCTGTGA